One segment of Pantoea sp. Lij88 DNA contains the following:
- a CDS encoding EAL domain-containing protein, with product MPLLKRKRDYARLVIIIAGVLPLTIGIFFTALDARHTVQQQQVSAANTLLSQAERMSDSAWDMITGLRQFQQQPCSQIQNQLQRIGSLNPYFRAVGKMEENRIACSSAYGTEPGFLKDMIMRDAPVTGKAWWSLSIAGTAGVPDRPAVIFMRDLPDGEGFWAVIDGQYLIDFMRAISSTHLYHFSMTFSDGAPISFGDPHIGASSWFEPMIYQARSNRYPLSVTLLASPSELISAWRQVMFIIMPMAAIFSLLLMMLMSNWLQRRISWRDEIRRAIISGQFRAHYQPVYDNRLQRCSGAEALLRWTTPDGNGVRPDIFISAAEAEGMIVPLTRHLLDLIAEDVQAWQVEPHFHLAINVAADHLQHPDFVDDMLQFAGRVKDKQFLITLELTERSLIKDGAEVARKLEQLRGCGMKVAIDDFGTGHCSLSYLQTFTMDYLKIDRGFINAIESLEGRTPVLDVIIQLSHDLELEVLGEGVETALQFSYLQRRGVIYIQGYYYARPMDNATFIAWLAEQGDQPVEQDRRLDAHPQASL from the coding sequence GTGCCGCTACTGAAACGAAAACGCGACTACGCCAGGCTGGTGATTATTATCGCCGGCGTGCTGCCTCTGACTATTGGCATTTTTTTCACCGCCCTGGATGCGCGCCACACCGTGCAACAGCAGCAGGTGAGTGCAGCAAATACCCTGCTATCTCAGGCTGAGAGAATGAGTGACAGCGCCTGGGATATGATTACCGGGCTGCGCCAGTTTCAGCAGCAGCCCTGCAGCCAGATTCAAAACCAGTTGCAGCGAATTGGCTCCCTCAACCCCTATTTCCGCGCCGTCGGTAAAATGGAAGAGAACAGAATTGCCTGTTCTTCAGCCTATGGAACAGAGCCGGGTTTTCTGAAAGATATGATCATGCGCGACGCGCCCGTCACCGGAAAAGCCTGGTGGAGTCTGTCGATTGCCGGGACAGCCGGCGTACCTGACCGCCCGGCAGTGATTTTTATGCGCGACCTGCCTGATGGCGAGGGATTCTGGGCAGTGATTGATGGCCAGTATCTGATCGATTTTATGCGGGCTATCAGCAGCACCCATCTCTATCATTTCAGCATGACGTTCAGCGATGGCGCCCCCATCTCGTTCGGGGATCCGCACATCGGCGCATCCAGCTGGTTTGAACCTATGATTTATCAGGCCAGATCAAACCGCTATCCGCTCTCTGTCACTCTGCTTGCCTCGCCCTCTGAGCTGATCTCAGCCTGGCGTCAGGTGATGTTTATCATCATGCCGATGGCGGCTATCTTCTCTCTTCTGCTGATGATGCTGATGTCGAACTGGCTGCAACGACGTATTTCATGGCGCGATGAGATTCGCCGGGCCATCATCAGCGGCCAGTTCAGGGCGCATTATCAGCCGGTCTATGACAACCGGCTGCAACGCTGCAGCGGCGCAGAAGCCCTGCTGCGCTGGACCACGCCCGACGGTAACGGTGTGCGGCCCGATATTTTCATCAGCGCGGCAGAGGCGGAAGGGATGATTGTGCCGCTGACCCGCCATCTGCTCGATTTAATCGCAGAGGATGTGCAGGCGTGGCAGGTTGAACCGCATTTCCACCTGGCCATTAATGTGGCGGCGGATCATCTGCAGCATCCGGACTTTGTCGACGATATGCTGCAGTTTGCCGGGAGAGTCAAAGATAAGCAGTTCCTGATTACCCTGGAGCTGACTGAACGCAGCCTGATCAAAGATGGCGCTGAGGTGGCACGCAAACTGGAGCAGTTACGCGGTTGCGGAATGAAGGTCGCGATTGATGATTTTGGTACCGGTCACTGTTCGCTGAGCTATCTGCAGACCTTCACCATGGATTATCTGAAGATCGATCGCGGCTTTATCAACGCAATTGAATCCCTGGAAGGCAGAACCCCGGTGCTGGATGTGATTATCCAGCTCAGTCATGATCTCGAGCTGGAAGTGCTGGGGGAAGGCGTCGAGACCGCGTTACAGTTCAGCTATCTGCAACGTCGCGGCGTGATTTATATCCAGGGCTATTATTATGCGCGCCCGATGGACAACGCGACGTTCATCGCCTGGCTGGCCGAACAGGGTGACCAGCCCGTTGAGCAGGATCGCCGCCTTGATGCTCATCCGCAGGCCAGTCTCTGA